Proteins encoded in a region of the Paenibacillus sp. E222 genome:
- a CDS encoding MerR family transcriptional regulator, giving the protein MYSISEIEKITGLRPSTLRYYEQEGILPHVERNASGRREYSDEVLEWLELVVALKDTGMSIEDIKAYTELIRQGDPSLDARKQFLLMHKTKVERTVAQTQFHLEKIIRKIAIYDVLMHKKMK; this is encoded by the coding sequence ATGTACAGTATTAGTGAAATTGAGAAGATCACAGGTTTACGTCCCTCCACTCTACGTTATTATGAACAAGAAGGCATCTTACCACATGTTGAACGGAATGCTTCAGGTAGAAGAGAATATTCAGATGAGGTTTTAGAGTGGCTTGAACTGGTTGTCGCTTTAAAAGATACCGGAATGTCCATTGAAGACATAAAGGCTTATACAGAATTGATTCGCCAAGGCGATCCTTCCCTGGATGCCAGAAAACAATTTTTGCTTATGCATAAAACTAAAGTGGAACGTACTGTGGCTCAGACTCAGTTCCATCTGGAAAAGATTATTCGGAAGATTGCGATTTACGATGTTTTGATGCATAAGAAGATGAAATAG